One region of Alcanivorax sediminis genomic DNA includes:
- the dapB gene encoding 4-hydroxy-tetrahydrodipicolinate reductase has product MKVGIIGAAGRMGRILIEATIANPDTTLAAAVDVPGSSLIGADAGELVGQGTAGVVLADDLAAVVNDADVFIDFTVPEATVKNVEVCRAAGTKLVIGTTGLSDEQIAGLRAASEEIAICYAPNYSIGVNLCFKLLETAAAVLQDEVDIEVIEAHHRHKIDAPSGTALRMGEVVAQTLGRDLKEVAVFGREGRTGERDRKTIGFETIRAGDIVGDHTVLFAADGERVEITHKASSRMAFGRGAVRAAAWLGGQDKGLFDMQDVLGLAGESAGWGKG; this is encoded by the coding sequence ATGAAAGTAGGCATTATCGGCGCTGCGGGTCGCATGGGTCGTATTCTTATCGAGGCCACCATTGCCAACCCGGATACCACGCTGGCGGCAGCGGTGGATGTGCCCGGTTCCAGCCTGATTGGTGCGGACGCCGGAGAGCTGGTGGGGCAGGGCACCGCGGGTGTGGTGCTGGCCGATGACCTGGCGGCGGTGGTGAACGACGCTGATGTGTTTATCGACTTCACTGTGCCGGAAGCCACAGTGAAGAATGTCGAGGTGTGCCGTGCGGCCGGGACCAAACTGGTCATTGGCACCACTGGCCTGAGCGACGAGCAGATCGCCGGCCTGCGCGCGGCCAGTGAAGAGATCGCCATCTGCTACGCACCCAACTACTCCATTGGTGTGAATCTGTGCTTCAAGCTGTTGGAAACTGCGGCGGCCGTACTGCAGGACGAGGTGGATATCGAGGTGATCGAGGCTCACCATCGTCACAAGATTGATGCGCCCTCCGGTACCGCCCTGCGGATGGGGGAAGTGGTGGCTCAGACCCTCGGCCGTGACCTCAAGGAAGTGGCAGTATTTGGCCGTGAAGGCCGCACCGGTGAGCGCGATCGCAAGACCATTGGCTTCGAGACCATCCGTGCGGGCGACATCGTGGGCGACCATACTGTGCTGTTCGCGGCTGATGGCGAGCGGGTGGAGATTACCCATAAGGCCTCCAGCCGTATGGCCTTCGGCCGTGGTGCAGTGCGTGCCGCAGCCTGGTTGGGCGGTCAGGACAAGGGGTTGTTCGACATGCAGGACGTGCTTGGCCTGGCGGGCGAGTCCGCGGGCTGGGGCAAGGGCTGA
- a CDS encoding cytidylyltransferase family protein: protein MALIDTLRLVLLLQIPIVFGGVMHMVAVKRHWLPGLVRPVSPSCFGANKTWRGMLLVPIYSGAGALILWPLMWLQPQWLPSALQGGATLLLAGMAGGLGYVLAELPNSFIKRRLGVAPGATPQRHRSLYILADQVDSGIGAGLAYFCFPGIPLGAMLLYVAVFPLTALVVKRFLYLGGLKASPA from the coding sequence ATGGCGTTGATTGATACTCTCCGTCTGGTGTTGTTGCTACAGATCCCGATTGTATTTGGTGGGGTCATGCACATGGTCGCCGTGAAACGGCATTGGTTGCCAGGTCTGGTTCGCCCGGTTTCACCATCCTGCTTTGGAGCCAACAAAACCTGGCGGGGAATGCTGCTGGTGCCGATCTACAGCGGCGCAGGCGCGCTTATCTTGTGGCCACTGATGTGGCTGCAGCCGCAATGGTTGCCGTCCGCTCTGCAAGGCGGTGCCACATTGTTGTTGGCGGGGATGGCTGGCGGGTTGGGGTACGTGCTGGCCGAGCTGCCCAACTCCTTCATCAAGCGCCGACTGGGTGTCGCGCCGGGAGCAACTCCCCAGCGCCATCGCTCTCTTTATATCCTTGCCGACCAGGTGGATTCCGGTATCGGGGCTGGCCTTGCCTATTTCTGCTTCCCCGGCATTCCGCTCGGGGCAATGTTGCTCTACGTCGCAGTGTTTCCGCTGACGGCCCTGGTGGTGAAACGTTTTCTGTATCTCGGTGGGTTGAAGGCCTCTCCGGCCTGA
- a CDS encoding YhbY family RNA-binding protein yields MPLSSQDIKRLRRIGHHLKAILILGDKGLTETFAEELNARLEDHELIKVKVNAETREDRAEIVSALCAQSGAELIQRIGNIALLYRAAQKPNPKLSNLLRYMNT; encoded by the coding sequence GTGCCGCTTTCTTCCCAGGACATCAAACGTCTGCGCCGCATTGGCCATCACCTGAAAGCCATCCTCATTCTGGGTGACAAGGGACTGACCGAGACCTTCGCCGAGGAGCTCAACGCCCGCCTCGAAGATCACGAGCTGATCAAGGTTAAAGTTAACGCCGAAACCCGTGAAGACCGCGCAGAGATCGTCTCTGCCCTGTGCGCGCAAAGTGGCGCCGAACTGATCCAGCGCATCGGCAACATCGCCCTGCTCTACCGCGCCGCCCAAAAGCCCAACCCGAAGCTTTCCAACTTGCTGCGCTATATGAACACCTGA
- a CDS encoding CDP-alcohol phosphatidyltransferase family protein: protein MSGPVWIVRLNRVDMITLSGVVTTSLAAVLVVSGEYWAGCGLLFIAMLGDALDGWLARAWGLSSEFGRYLDSFMDTLMYLVVPALLLYLWGLQGWQGLPLILMIACGSIRLAVFNQIGNISNEQGQSAYLGMPVFWSPFIVAGVLFLDIWLSPGISRLIAGLAITVFSLCMLWHRPFFKFSSLRQMVALTLSLAMLCFFAAWSL from the coding sequence ATGAGTGGCCCCGTCTGGATTGTCCGCCTGAATCGCGTCGACATGATCACGCTGTCCGGAGTGGTAACGACCAGTCTCGCCGCCGTCCTGGTGGTGTCGGGCGAGTACTGGGCTGGCTGCGGTCTGCTGTTCATTGCCATGCTGGGGGATGCGCTGGATGGCTGGCTGGCCCGTGCCTGGGGTTTGAGCAGTGAGTTCGGGCGTTACCTGGACAGTTTTATGGATACGCTGATGTATCTGGTGGTGCCGGCGTTGTTGTTATACCTGTGGGGGCTGCAGGGCTGGCAGGGACTTCCGTTGATACTGATGATTGCCTGCGGGTCCATTCGCCTTGCGGTGTTCAACCAGATTGGCAACATCAGCAATGAGCAAGGTCAGAGCGCCTACCTTGGCATGCCGGTATTCTGGAGCCCTTTTATTGTGGCGGGTGTTCTGTTTCTGGACATCTGGCTGTCCCCCGGTATCTCCCGGTTAATAGCGGGTCTGGCTATTACCGTTTTTTCATTGTGCATGCTCTGGCATCGCCCGTTTTTCAAGTTCAGCTCATTGAGACAAATGGTCGCGCTGACCCTGAGTCTCGCGATGCTGTGTTTCTTCGCGGCCTGGAGTCTCTGA
- the carB gene encoding carbamoyl-phosphate synthase large subunit, translating into MPKRTDIQSILIIGAGPIVIGQACEFDYSGAQACKALREEGYRVILVNSNPATIMTDPAMADATYIEPITWQTVAKIIEKERPDALLPTMGGQTALNCALDLDHNGVLKEFGVEMIGATEDAIDKAEDRSRFDKAMKAIGLECPRSAIAHNMEEANAALEELGFPCIIRPSFTMGGSGGGVAYNREEFEEICQRGLDLSPTNELLIDESLLGWKEYEMEVVRDKNDNCIIVCSIENFDPMGVHTGDSITVAPAQTLTDKEFQIMRDASLAVLREIGVETGGSNVQFGVNPDNGRMVVIEMNPRVSRSSALASKATGFPIAKVAAKLAVGYTLDELQNEITGGKTPASFEPSIDYVVTKIPRFNFEKFAEADAVLTTQMKSVGEVMAIGRNFQESVQKALRGLETDSIGFDPKVDPSAPDAREQVAQLLATPGPERIWIVADAFRVGMTVEDVFNITKIDHWYLVQIEDLVRAEQKLVETTFSGLDRDSLYALKRKGFSDARLAQLLGVKEADVRGKREELNIQPVYKRVDTCAAEFSTDTAYMYSSYDEECEANPSDREKIMVIGGGPNRIGQGIEFDYCCVHAAFAMREDGYETIMVNCNPETVSTDYDTSDRLFFEPITLEDVLAIVAKEKPKGVIVQYGGQTPLKLARALQAAGVPIIGTPPDAIDEAEDRERFQQMVNKLGLKQPPNRTARSLEDGVRLAEEIGYPLVVRPSYVLGGRAMEIVYNEAELRNYMLNAVSVSNDSPVLLDRFLDDAIEVDVDAICDGTDVVIGGIMQHIEQAGVHSGDSACSLPPYSLDEDVQNVMRQQSKDMALELGVIGLMNVQFAVKDGDVYVLEVNPRASRTVPYVSKCIGTSLAKVAARCMAGTSLKEQGFTEEVKPKHYFVKEAVFPFAKFPKVDPILGPEMKSTGEVMGVGATFAEAFGKASLGAGERLPEKGTAFISVREVDKPAAVNVARMLIERGFDLVATRGTAKVISEAGLAVKEVNKVLEGRPHIVDMIKNDQIALIVNTTEGKQAIRDSFAIRRSALQHKVFYTTTITAAHAVCQALGISGDIEVRRLQDLHAEMQ; encoded by the coding sequence ATGCCGAAAAGAACTGACATACAAAGCATTCTCATCATTGGTGCTGGCCCGATCGTGATCGGCCAGGCCTGTGAGTTTGACTACTCCGGTGCCCAGGCCTGTAAGGCCCTGCGGGAAGAGGGTTACCGGGTGATCCTGGTGAACTCCAACCCGGCCACCATCATGACCGACCCGGCCATGGCGGATGCCACCTATATCGAGCCGATCACCTGGCAAACCGTTGCCAAGATCATCGAGAAAGAGCGTCCGGATGCGCTGCTGCCCACCATGGGTGGTCAGACCGCACTGAACTGTGCGCTGGATCTGGATCACAACGGTGTGCTGAAAGAGTTCGGTGTGGAAATGATCGGCGCCACCGAAGATGCCATCGACAAGGCGGAAGATCGCTCCCGTTTTGACAAGGCCATGAAGGCCATTGGTCTTGAGTGTCCGCGCTCTGCCATCGCGCACAACATGGAAGAGGCCAATGCGGCCCTGGAAGAGCTGGGGTTCCCCTGCATCATCCGTCCCAGCTTCACCATGGGCGGCTCCGGCGGCGGTGTGGCGTATAACCGCGAAGAGTTTGAAGAAATCTGTCAGCGTGGTCTGGACCTGTCTCCAACCAACGAGCTGCTGATTGACGAATCCCTGCTCGGCTGGAAAGAGTACGAGATGGAAGTGGTTCGTGACAAAAACGACAACTGCATCATCGTCTGCTCCATCGAGAACTTCGATCCCATGGGCGTCCACACCGGTGACTCCATCACCGTAGCCCCGGCCCAGACCCTCACCGATAAAGAATTCCAGATCATGCGTGACGCCTCTCTGGCGGTCCTGCGTGAGATCGGCGTGGAAACGGGCGGTTCCAACGTGCAGTTCGGGGTGAACCCGGACAACGGCCGCATGGTGGTGATCGAGATGAACCCGCGGGTAAGCCGCTCCTCGGCGCTGGCGTCCAAGGCTACCGGTTTCCCGATTGCCAAGGTGGCGGCCAAGCTGGCAGTGGGCTACACCCTGGATGAGCTGCAGAACGAGATCACCGGTGGCAAGACCCCGGCCTCCTTCGAGCCGTCCATTGATTACGTTGTGACCAAGATTCCGCGCTTCAACTTTGAGAAGTTTGCGGAAGCCGATGCCGTGCTGACCACCCAGATGAAGTCGGTGGGTGAAGTGATGGCCATTGGTCGTAACTTCCAGGAGTCGGTCCAGAAGGCCCTGCGCGGTCTGGAAACCGACTCTATTGGTTTCGATCCGAAAGTGGATCCGTCCGCACCGGATGCCCGTGAGCAGGTGGCCCAGTTACTGGCGACCCCGGGTCCCGAGCGTATCTGGATTGTGGCCGATGCTTTCCGGGTCGGCATGACCGTGGAAGACGTGTTCAATATCACCAAGATCGATCACTGGTACCTGGTGCAGATCGAAGATCTGGTCCGCGCCGAGCAGAAGCTGGTCGAGACCACCTTTAGCGGCCTGGATCGCGACAGCCTCTACGCGCTCAAGCGCAAGGGTTTCTCCGATGCCCGTCTGGCTCAGCTGCTGGGTGTGAAAGAAGCGGATGTGCGTGGCAAGCGTGAAGAGCTGAACATCCAGCCGGTGTACAAGCGTGTGGATACCTGTGCGGCGGAATTTTCCACCGACACCGCCTACATGTACTCCAGCTACGATGAAGAGTGTGAGGCCAACCCGTCTGACCGTGAAAAGATCATGGTCATTGGTGGTGGCCCGAACCGTATTGGTCAGGGTATCGAATTCGATTACTGCTGTGTGCACGCGGCGTTTGCCATGCGCGAAGACGGTTACGAGACCATTATGGTCAACTGTAACCCGGAGACCGTGTCCACCGATTACGATACCTCCGATCGCCTGTTCTTCGAGCCGATTACCCTCGAAGACGTGCTGGCCATCGTGGCCAAGGAAAAACCCAAGGGCGTGATCGTTCAGTACGGCGGTCAGACCCCGTTGAAGCTGGCCCGTGCCCTGCAGGCCGCAGGTGTGCCGATCATCGGTACCCCGCCGGATGCCATTGACGAAGCGGAAGACCGTGAGCGCTTCCAGCAGATGGTCAACAAGCTTGGCCTGAAGCAGCCGCCGAACCGTACGGCCCGCTCCCTGGAAGATGGTGTGCGCCTGGCGGAAGAAATCGGTTATCCGCTGGTGGTGCGTCCTTCCTATGTATTGGGTGGTCGCGCCATGGAAATCGTGTACAACGAAGCCGAGTTGCGTAACTACATGCTGAACGCGGTCTCCGTTTCCAACGATTCTCCGGTGCTGCTGGATCGCTTCCTGGATGACGCCATCGAGGTGGACGTGGATGCCATCTGTGACGGTACCGATGTGGTGATTGGTGGCATCATGCAACATATCGAGCAGGCTGGCGTTCACTCCGGTGACTCGGCTTGTTCCCTGCCGCCTTACTCTCTGGACGAAGACGTGCAGAACGTGATGCGTCAGCAGTCCAAGGACATGGCGCTGGAACTGGGCGTGATTGGTTTGATGAACGTACAGTTCGCCGTTAAAGATGGTGACGTGTACGTACTGGAAGTGAACCCGCGTGCCTCACGGACCGTGCCCTATGTGTCCAAGTGTATTGGCACGTCCCTGGCCAAGGTGGCCGCGCGCTGTATGGCGGGCACCAGCCTCAAGGAACAGGGCTTCACTGAAGAGGTCAAACCGAAGCATTACTTCGTGAAAGAAGCGGTGTTCCCGTTTGCCAAATTCCCGAAAGTGGATCCGATCCTCGGTCCGGAAATGAAATCTACCGGTGAGGTCATGGGCGTCGGTGCCACCTTTGCCGAAGCCTTCGGCAAGGCCTCCCTGGGTGCCGGTGAGCGATTGCCAGAAAAAGGCACTGCCTTTATCTCTGTGCGTGAAGTGGACAAGCCTGCTGCAGTGAATGTGGCGCGCATGCTGATCGAGCGTGGTTTTGATCTGGTGGCCACCCGTGGTACCGCCAAGGTGATCAGCGAAGCCGGTCTGGCTGTGAAAGAAGTGAACAAGGTACTGGAAGGGCGTCCGCATATTGTGGATATGATCAAGAACGACCAGATCGCCCTGATTGTGAACACCACCGAGGGCAAGCAGGCGATTCGCGATTCCTTCGCTATTCGTCGCTCTGCCTTGCAGCACAAGGTGTTCTACACCACTACCATTACTGCGGCCCACGCGGTGTGTCAGGCGTTGGGTATTAGCGGCGATATCGAAGTGCGTCGCTTGCAGGACTTGCACGCAGAAATGCAGTAA
- the carA gene encoding glutamine-hydrolyzing carbamoyl-phosphate synthase small subunit, whose amino-acid sequence MTVPAILALEDGSIFRGVAIGATGQTVGEVVFNTAMTGYQEILTDPSYAKQIVTLTYPHIGNTGVTAEDEESSQIWASGLVIRDLAMTVSNWRSQQSLPDYLRANNIVAIADIDTRRLTRILRDKGAQNGCIIAGDNLDEAQALEAAKGFPGLKGMDLAKEVTVSESYTWTESTWDLEDGHTEQKEARFNVVAYDYGVKRNILRMLAERGCKLTVVPAQTPASEVLAMNPDGIFLSNGPGDPEPCDYAIEAIKEIVATGKPVFGICLGHQLLALASGASTMKMGTGHHGANHPVKTLEDGTVMITSQNHGFAVDMDNLPDNLKVTHVSLFDGTLQGIHRTDVPAFSFQGHPEASPGPHDCAPLFDHFIELMEAK is encoded by the coding sequence TTGACGGTTCCCGCCATTCTCGCTCTCGAAGACGGAAGCATCTTTCGAGGTGTTGCTATCGGTGCCACGGGTCAAACCGTGGGTGAAGTGGTGTTTAACACCGCAATGACCGGCTACCAGGAGATCCTGACGGATCCCTCCTACGCCAAACAGATTGTGACCCTGACCTATCCGCATATCGGCAATACCGGTGTGACTGCGGAAGACGAAGAGTCCTCGCAGATCTGGGCCTCTGGCCTGGTGATCCGCGATCTCGCCATGACGGTCAGCAACTGGCGTAGCCAGCAGTCCCTGCCGGATTATCTGCGAGCGAACAACATTGTTGCCATCGCGGACATCGATACCCGCCGCCTGACCCGCATCCTGCGTGACAAGGGTGCCCAGAATGGCTGCATCATTGCCGGTGACAACCTGGACGAAGCCCAGGCGCTGGAAGCGGCCAAGGGGTTCCCCGGCCTCAAGGGCATGGACCTGGCCAAGGAAGTGACGGTCAGCGAGTCCTACACCTGGACAGAGTCCACCTGGGATCTGGAAGACGGTCACACCGAGCAGAAAGAGGCCCGCTTCAATGTGGTGGCCTACGACTACGGTGTGAAGCGCAATATCCTGCGTATGCTGGCGGAGCGTGGTTGCAAGCTGACCGTGGTTCCCGCCCAGACCCCGGCATCTGAAGTGCTGGCCATGAATCCGGACGGCATTTTCCTGTCCAACGGCCCGGGTGACCCGGAGCCCTGCGACTACGCCATTGAGGCAATCAAGGAAATCGTGGCCACGGGCAAGCCGGTATTCGGCATCTGTCTCGGTCACCAGCTGCTGGCGCTGGCCAGCGGTGCCAGCACCATGAAGATGGGTACTGGCCACCATGGTGCCAACCATCCGGTGAAGACCCTGGAAGACGGCACGGTGATGATCACCAGCCAGAACCACGGTTTCGCAGTGGACATGGATAACCTGCCGGACAACCTGAAGGTGACCCATGTATCCCTGTTCGATGGCACCCTGCAGGGCATCCATCGCACCGACGTACCGGCCTTCAGCTTCCAGGGGCACCCGGAAGCCAGCCCAGGTCCGCACGATTGCGCACCACTGTTCGATCATTTCATCGAACTGATGGAAGCCAAGTAA
- the greA gene encoding transcription elongation factor GreA has product MQRVPMTAKGAKALREELEKLKKEDRPRISAAIAEAREHGDLKENAEYHAAREQQGFCEGRINDIEGKLSNAQIIDITEIENTGKVIFGTTVTILDVDTDEEKQYQIVGDDEANIKLGKLSVNSPIARGLIGREEGDVVQIDTPGGTREYEIDKVEHV; this is encoded by the coding sequence ATGCAACGTGTACCGATGACCGCCAAGGGTGCCAAGGCCCTGCGCGAGGAACTGGAAAAACTGAAAAAAGAAGATCGTCCGCGCATTTCCGCCGCTATCGCTGAAGCACGTGAGCATGGCGACCTGAAGGAAAACGCGGAATACCATGCGGCGCGTGAGCAGCAGGGTTTCTGTGAAGGTCGTATCAATGATATCGAGGGCAAGCTGTCCAATGCGCAGATCATTGATATCACCGAGATTGAAAATACCGGCAAGGTGATCTTCGGCACCACCGTCACCATTCTTGATGTGGATACTGACGAAGAAAAGCAGTACCAGATCGTGGGTGACGACGAAGCCAACATCAAGTTGGGCAAGTTAAGCGTCAACTCCCCCATTGCCCGTGGCCTGATTGGTCGTGAAGAGGGTGATGTGGTGCAGATCGACACTCCCGGGGGCACCCGTGAGTATGAAATCGACAAGGTTGAGCACGTGTAA
- the rlmE gene encoding 23S rRNA (uridine(2552)-2'-O)-methyltransferase RlmE — translation MAKSSRSKTSKAWLKEHFSDQWVAKAQEQGYRSRASFKLLEMHEKDKLFRPGMTVLDLGAAPGGWSQVAGQLMAGKGVVIASDILAMDALPDVTFIQGDFREDAIYEQIIAAVGDRKMDLVMSDMAPNMSGNSGVDQPRAMYLAELALEMAERVLEPDGQFLVKVFQGEGFEEYRKALQSRFRKVVTRKPAASRARSTEVYQLATGLK, via the coding sequence ATGGCGAAATCCAGTCGCTCCAAGACCAGCAAGGCCTGGCTCAAGGAGCACTTCAGCGATCAGTGGGTGGCCAAGGCCCAGGAGCAGGGCTATCGCTCCCGGGCCAGCTTCAAACTGCTGGAGATGCACGAGAAGGACAAGCTGTTTCGCCCCGGCATGACCGTGCTGGATCTGGGGGCGGCGCCGGGGGGCTGGAGCCAGGTCGCCGGGCAGCTGATGGCGGGTAAGGGTGTGGTGATCGCCAGCGACATTCTTGCCATGGACGCCTTGCCGGATGTGACCTTTATTCAGGGTGATTTCCGTGAAGATGCGATTTATGAGCAAATTATTGCGGCGGTAGGGGATCGCAAGATGGACCTTGTAATGTCAGACATGGCCCCCAATATGAGTGGTAACAGCGGCGTGGATCAGCCGCGAGCCATGTACCTGGCAGAATTGGCGCTGGAGATGGCTGAGCGGGTTTTGGAACCCGATGGCCAGTTTCTGGTCAAGGTATTCCAGGGCGAAGGGTTTGAAGAGTATCGCAAGGCCCTGCAGTCACGATTCCGTAAGGTGGTAACGCGAAAGCCGGCGGCAAGCCGGGCTCGTTCCACTGAGGTCTACCAGTTGGCCACTGGTCTTAAATAA
- the ftsH gene encoding ATP-dependent zinc metalloprotease FtsH, whose amino-acid sequence MTKNIVLWLVIAGVLYVVASSISNQPSSSEIPYSSFISKVEDGAVQAVTIGDTGITGTYRDGGQFKTIKPPMLDTNLMPTLIQNKVEVKGVEPQRDSFLMRLFLSILPILLILAIFIFFMRQMQGGGKGGGGPMTFGKSKAKLLGEDQIKTTFADVAGVEEAKEEVQELVEFLRDPAKFQRLGGKIPRGVLMVGSPGTGKTLLAKAIAGEAKVPFFSISGSDFVEMFVGVGASRVRDMFEQAKKHSPCIIFIDEIDAVGRSRGAGLGGGHDEREQTLNQLLVEMDGFDGNEGIIVIAATNRPDVLDPALLRPGRFDRQVTVPLPDIRGREQVLKVHMRQVPIADDVEPSVIARGTPGFSGADLANLVNEAALFAARANKRMVSMEEFEKAKDKILMGAERRSMVMNEKEKLNTAYHEAGHAIVGRLVPEHDPVYKVSIIPRGRALGVTMYLPEEDKYSQSKRGLESSISSLFGGRIAEEMTLGFDGVTTGASNDIERATKLARAMVTKWGLSEKLGPLAYDEEEGEVFLGKQMSQRKHVSEQTAEEIDREVRAIIDTCYARAKTILEENRDKLDLMADALMQFETIDADQINDIMEGHKPRPPKDWRDQGPGDGAAASGDKKPGDDAIGGPAKTH is encoded by the coding sequence ATGACCAAGAATATCGTGCTGTGGCTGGTGATTGCCGGCGTCCTCTATGTGGTGGCGTCCAGCATCAGTAACCAGCCCAGCAGCTCGGAAATCCCTTACTCCAGCTTCATCTCCAAGGTTGAAGACGGAGCGGTGCAGGCGGTGACCATTGGTGACACCGGCATTACCGGCACCTACCGGGATGGTGGTCAGTTCAAGACCATCAAGCCGCCGATGCTCGATACCAACCTGATGCCGACCCTGATCCAGAACAAGGTCGAAGTAAAAGGGGTGGAGCCGCAGCGTGACAGCTTCCTGATGCGCCTGTTCCTGTCGATTCTGCCGATTCTGCTGATTCTGGCCATTTTCATTTTCTTCATGCGCCAGATGCAGGGTGGCGGCAAGGGTGGCGGTGGTCCGATGACCTTCGGCAAATCCAAGGCCAAGCTGCTCGGCGAAGACCAGATCAAGACCACCTTTGCCGATGTGGCCGGGGTGGAAGAAGCCAAGGAAGAAGTGCAGGAGCTGGTGGAGTTCCTGCGCGATCCTGCCAAATTCCAGCGCCTCGGCGGCAAGATTCCCCGCGGTGTGTTGATGGTGGGCTCTCCGGGTACCGGTAAGACCCTGCTGGCCAAGGCCATCGCCGGTGAAGCCAAGGTGCCTTTCTTCAGCATTTCCGGCTCTGATTTTGTGGAAATGTTTGTGGGTGTCGGTGCCAGCCGGGTTCGTGACATGTTCGAACAGGCCAAGAAGCACTCTCCGTGCATTATCTTTATCGATGAGATCGATGCGGTGGGTCGCTCCCGTGGCGCAGGCCTGGGCGGTGGTCACGATGAGCGTGAACAGACACTCAACCAGCTGCTGGTGGAAATGGACGGCTTCGACGGCAATGAAGGCATCATAGTTATTGCTGCCACCAACCGTCCTGACGTGCTGGATCCTGCGCTGCTGCGTCCTGGCCGTTTCGATCGTCAGGTGACGGTGCCGCTGCCGGATATCCGTGGCCGTGAGCAGGTGCTGAAAGTGCACATGCGCCAGGTACCGATCGCGGATGATGTTGAGCCTTCAGTGATTGCCCGCGGTACCCCCGGTTTCTCCGGTGCCGACCTGGCCAATCTGGTGAATGAGGCGGCCCTGTTTGCTGCCCGTGCCAACAAGCGCATGGTCTCCATGGAAGAGTTCGAAAAGGCCAAGGACAAGATCCTCATGGGGGCCGAGCGTCGCTCCATGGTCATGAACGAGAAAGAAAAGCTGAACACGGCGTATCACGAGGCAGGGCACGCCATCGTGGGCCGTCTGGTGCCAGAGCATGACCCTGTCTACAAGGTCAGCATCATTCCCCGTGGTCGCGCCCTGGGTGTCACCATGTATCTGCCGGAAGAAGACAAGTACTCCCAATCCAAGCGTGGCCTGGAGTCCTCGATCTCCTCCCTGTTCGGTGGCCGTATTGCCGAGGAAATGACCCTGGGCTTTGATGGTGTGACCACCGGCGCATCCAACGATATTGAACGCGCCACCAAGCTGGCTCGTGCCATGGTGACCAAGTGGGGCCTGAGTGAAAAGCTGGGACCGCTGGCCTATGACGAGGAAGAGGGTGAGGTGTTCCTGGGTAAGCAGATGTCCCAGCGCAAGCATGTGTCCGAGCAGACTGCCGAAGAGATCGACCGTGAAGTGCGTGCGATCATCGATACTTGCTATGCCCGCGCCAAGACCATTCTGGAAGAGAACCGCGACAAGCTGGATCTCATGGCCGATGCACTAATGCAGTTTGAGACCATTGATGCCGACCAGATCAACGACATCATGGAAGGCCACAAGCCACGCCCACCCAAAGACTGGCGTGATCAAGGTCCGGGTGACGGCGCTGCTGCCTCTGGCGACAAGAAGCCGGGCGATGACGCCATTGGTGGGCCTGCCAAGACCCATTAA